The proteins below come from a single Alnus glutinosa chromosome 9, dhAlnGlut1.1, whole genome shotgun sequence genomic window:
- the LOC133878316 gene encoding heat shock cognate 70 kDa protein 2-like, with protein sequence MAGKGQGPAIGIDLGTCYSCVAVWKNNRVEIIPNDLGNRKTPSYVAFNETHRLIGDGAMGQTARNPTNTVFDTKRLIGMRFNDDEVQHDMKLWPFKVIADPDNGRPIIVVTYKYEEKQFLAEEISSMILIKMKEIAEAYCGSKINNAVVSVPARFNHSQRQATMDAGVIAGLNVMRIINEPTAAAIAYGRDKESRAGEKIVLIFDLGGGTLDVSLLAMEEGIFEVKATAGDTHLGGKDFDCMMVEHFCGEFNEKYKKKITGGKALRKLWTACERAKRTLSSSTLTSIEIDSLYDGIDFYSSISRARFEELNKKLFWKCIEPVEKCLKDAKMDKSSVHDVVLVGGSSRIPRVQKLLQNYFKGKELCKRINPDEAVAYGAAVQAAILNDEASKKVKDILCLDVTPLSLGLKTYGDVMSVLIPKNTIIPAKKEENFSTKTENQDSVSIHVYEGESIRTQYNYLLGKFELSGIRPAPSGVPQITVCFDIDADGILSASAKDQATGKKNEITITNTGRLSKEKIKKLVRKAKKYKAEDEEHNRKVDTKNALENYAYNMRNTFKEEKFAAKVPSANREKIDNAIEQAIDWVERNQLAEADEFQLKMSELENICNPVISKIEQGSDGDDMGGAAQEDKEPGREIKNQAQEAEQYVGQDEEHKKEKIEEEKKAEKVIKNKKKDKEPEKEIKNEVQEAEKYMVQDKEHEKEKIEKKVKKDKKAMATQADKEPEREIKNQA encoded by the exons ATGGCTGGGAAAGGCCAGGGTCCGGCGATTGGGATCGATTTGGGAACATGCTACTCCTGCGTGGCAGTTTGGAAAAATAATCGGGTGGAGATCATACCCAATGATCTTGGGAACCGAAAAACACCTTCTTATGTAGCTTTCAATGAGACTCACCGTTTGATCGGTGATGGGGCCATGGGCCAGACAGCCAGGAATCCTACCAACACTGTTTTTG ACACTAAACGTTTGATTGGAATGCGATTCAATGATGACGAAGTGCAACATGACATGAAATTGTGGCCATTCAAGGTGATTGCTGACCCTGATAATGGGAGGCCCATTATTGTTGTTACCTACAAGTACGAGGAAAAGCAGTTTCTGGCTGAAGAAATCTCTTCAATGATTCTCATAAAGATGAAGGAGATTGCAGAGGCTTATTGTGGTTCAAAGATCAACAATGCTGTTGTCTCTGTTCCTGCTCGTTTCAATCACTCACAACGTCAAGCCACAATGGATGCTGGTGTCATTGCCGGCCTAAATGTGATGCGTATTATCAATGAGCCAACTGCTGCTGCTATTGCATATGGGCGTGACAAGGAGAGTCGTGCTGGTGAGAAGATTGTGCTCATCTTTGATCTTGGTGGTGGCACGTTGGATGTCTCACTTCTCGCCATGGAAGAGGGTATCTTTGAAGTGAAAGCTACAGCTGGTGATACCCACTTGGGAGGTAAAGATTTTGACTGTATGATGGTCGAACATTTTTGTGGAGAGTTCAACGAAAAGTATAAGAAGAAAATTACTGGAGGCAAGGCTCTTCGGAAGTTGTGGACTGCCTGTGAAAGGGCTAAGAGGACTCTGTCATCTAGTACTCTAACAAGTATTGAGATTGATTCTTTGTACGATGGTATTGACTTCTACTCAAGCATCAGCCGAGCCAGGTTTGAGGAGCTGAATAAGAAATTATTCTGGAAGTGTATAGAGCCTGTTGAGAAGTGTTTGAAGGATGCAAAAATGGATAAGAGCAGTGTCCATGATGTGGTTCTGGTTGGGGGGTCTTCCAGGATCCCCAGGGTTCAGAAATTGCTGCAGAACTACTTCAAGGGGAAAGAGCTTTGCAAAAGGATTAACCCTGATGAGGCTGTTGCTTATGGTGCTGCTGTTCAGGCTGCAATTCTTAACGATGAGGCTAGTAAGAAGGTGAAGGACATCTTGTGCCTGGATGTCACTCCTCTATCCCTTGGTCTGAAGACTTATGGTGATGTCATGAGTGTGCTGATTCCGAAAAACACCATCATTCCCGCCAAGAAGGAGGAGAACTTCTCAACCAAAACTGAAAACCAGGATAGTGTGTCCATACATGTGTATGAGGGTGAAAGTATCAGAACCCAATACAACTACTTGCTGGGCAAATTTGAGCTCTCGGGTATTCGTCCTGCTCCTAGTGGAGTTCCACAAATCACTGTTTGTTTTGACATTGATGCTGATGGTATCTTGAGCGCCTCTGCCAAGGACCAAGCCACAGGAAAGAAGAATGAAATTACAATCACCAATACGGGCAGGCTCTCCAAGGAAAAGATCAAGAAGTTAGTGCGGAAGGCTAAGAAGTACAAGGCTGAGGATGAGGAGCATAACAGGAAGGTCGATACAAAGAATGCACTGGAGAACTACGCCTACAACATGAGGAACACATTTAAAGAGGAAAAGTTTGCAGCCAAGGTCCCATCTGCTAACAGGGAGAAGATTGACAATGCAATTGAGCAGGCTATCGATTGGGTTGAACGGAACCAACTTGCTGAGGCAGATGAATTTCAGTTGAAGATGAGCGAGCTGGAGAACATATGCAACCCGGTCATTTCCAAGATTGAGCAAGGTTCTGATGGTGATGACATGGGTGGAGCTGCGCAAGAGGACAAGGAGCCTGGGAGGGAGATTAAGAACCAGGCACAGGAGGCAGAGCAGTACGTGGGTCAGGATGAGGAGCATAAGAAGGAGAAAATTGAGGAGGAGAAGAAGGCTGAGAAGGTGattaagaacaagaagaaggaTAAGGAGCCTGAGAAGGAGATTAAGAACGAGGTGCAGGAGGCTGAGAAGTACATGGTTCAGGATAAGGAGCACGAGAAGGAGAAGATcgagaagaaggtgaagaaggaTAAGAAGGCCATGGCCACGCAAGCTGATAAGGAACCTGAGAGGGAGATTAAGAACCAGGCATAG
- the LOC133876848 gene encoding heat shock 70 kDa protein-like: MNVLSPRNTDIPTKKEQVFSTNSDNQPSMLIQGVPQIHLCVEINANGILDVSAEDKTTGNKSKTTITNTGWLSREEMEKLVEEVEKYKDEDKEYNMKG, encoded by the exons ATGAATGTGTTGAGTCCGAGAAACACTGACATTCCGACTAAGAAGGAGCAAGTTTTCTCAACCAACTCTGACAACCAGCCCAGTATGCTGATCCAG GGAGTTCCTCAAATCCATCTGTGCGTTGAGATTAATGCCAACGGTATTTTGGATGTCTCTGCCGAGGATAAAACCACTGGAAATAAGAGCAAAACTACAATCACCAATACGGGCTGGCTCTCCAGGGAAGAGATGGAGAAGTTAGTGGAGGAGGTTGAGAAGTACAAGGATGAGGACAAGGAGTATAACATGAAGGGCTAG